One part of the Thiothrix nivea DSM 5205 genome encodes these proteins:
- a CDS encoding sulfate adenylyltransferase subunit 1: MTQFVEDHGLLRLLTCGSVDDGKSTLIGRLLFDSKVILADTLHAIEKTSQKRGMQEVDLSLLTDGLQAEREQGITIDVAYRYFSTGTRKFIIADAPGHEQYTRNMVTAASTANLAIILVDARRGVLTQTRRHSCLAHLVGIPHLLVAVNKMDLVDYSEERFEEIRRDYLDFAEQLGIHDVGFLPLSALKGDMVVERGDRLDWYQGPTLMDVLETSPGVEGRLTQPFRFPVQYVCRPQDSANPELHDYRGFMGRVESGHIRVGDSVTVLPSGLTSIIKAIELGGEGLGEAITEQSVTLLLADEIDISRGDMIVKSGELPTQSKQLEATVCWLAETPLDRARTYLIRHTTRDSKAKLAGIEWRVDVNTLDKQPVEQLAMNDIARVSFKLAQPLSVDAYADNRATGAFIVIDESTNNTVGAGMVL, encoded by the coding sequence ATGACACAGTTTGTTGAAGACCACGGCCTGTTGCGCCTGCTGACCTGTGGCAGCGTGGATGACGGTAAAAGTACCCTGATCGGGCGGCTGTTGTTCGATTCCAAGGTGATTCTGGCGGATACCTTGCACGCGATTGAAAAAACGTCGCAGAAACGCGGAATGCAGGAGGTTGACCTGTCACTGCTGACCGATGGCTTGCAGGCCGAGCGGGAGCAGGGGATTACCATCGACGTGGCCTACCGCTATTTTTCCACCGGCACGCGCAAGTTTATCATCGCGGATGCGCCGGGGCATGAGCAGTACACTCGCAACATGGTGACGGCGGCTTCCACTGCCAATCTGGCCATCATTCTGGTGGATGCGCGCAGGGGCGTGCTGACCCAGACCCGCCGCCATTCCTGTCTGGCGCATCTGGTCGGGATTCCGCACCTGCTGGTGGCGGTGAACAAGATGGATCTGGTCGATTACAGCGAGGAGCGTTTTGAGGAAATCAGACGCGATTATCTGGACTTCGCTGAGCAACTCGGTATCCATGATGTAGGTTTCCTGCCTTTATCCGCCTTGAAAGGCGACATGGTGGTCGAGCGCGGCGACAGGCTTGACTGGTATCAGGGGCCGACTCTGATGGATGTATTGGAAACCTCCCCCGGCGTGGAGGGCCGCCTGACCCAGCCATTCCGCTTCCCGGTGCAGTATGTATGCCGCCCGCAGGACTCGGCCAACCCGGAATTGCACGATTACCGGGGTTTCATGGGGCGGGTGGAATCCGGCCATATCAGGGTGGGCGATAGCGTTACCGTGCTGCCTTCCGGCCTGACCAGTATCATCAAGGCCATCGAGCTGGGTGGCGAAGGGCTGGGGGAAGCCATTACCGAACAGTCTGTAACCTTGCTGCTGGCGGATGAAATCGATATTTCGCGCGGCGACATGATCGTGAAAAGCGGTGAACTGCCAACCCAGAGCAAGCAACTGGAAGCCACCGTATGCTGGCTGGCGGAAACGCCGCTGGATCGGGCGCGTACTTACCTGATTCGCCATACCACCCGTGACAGCAAGGCGAAACTGGCTGGTATCGAATGGCGGGTGGATGTCAATACGCTGGATAAACAGCCAGTAGAACAACTGGCGATGAATGACATTGCCCGTGTCAGTTTCAAACTGGCGCAGCCTTTATCGGTGGATGCCTATGCTGACAATCGGGCGACCGGTGCTTTCATCGTGATTGATGAAAGCACCAACAATACGGTCGGGGCAGGCATGGTGCTTTAA
- a CDS encoding SLC13 family permease, with amino-acid sequence MGWEGMLSTLLVLGVLGFLAFSRIAPDLILMAALIILLVSGVVPPEEAFAGFANTGLMTIAALYIVAAGLRETGAIQCITRRLLGQPKTVRGAQFRMLLPTAGLSAFLNNTTVVAMLIPAVQEWSQRLKLPPSKLLMPLSFAAILGGTCTLIGTSTNLVVNGLLQEKGYPGLGVFDISVVGLMLLLVAGAFLLTFGNSILPDRGGVDEGLESLREYQIDMLVNGSTLVGQSLSEAGLVNLGFGHLVELTRGTVVIQGPSRDFILEENDRLSFIGVPRCAHELRSIQGLKPANEDIHRLDIVHFRRRLVEAVIGPDFPFLGMTLQECDFLGSYQAVVLSVSRGSTSALPDNGLGVHLRVGDTLLLEVGKEFAKQYRFRKDFLLVSALEDSSPPNFQKAQLALAILAVMVALSAFEIVPILQAAWLAAGVMLITGCMNAGLARRSIDFSVLTVIGASFALGEAMSSTGAAKFLATQLMQSLPLTPVMALVVVYAMTVMFTEFITNNAAAVLMFPIAEAIAEQLGVNLTPFAIAIMFAASASFITPIGYQTNLMVYGPGGYRLTDYIRLGLPLSILAGCVTIPTILWCWPL; translated from the coding sequence ATGGGTTGGGAAGGGATGCTGTCTACCCTGTTGGTGCTGGGCGTGCTGGGTTTTCTGGCATTTTCCCGTATTGCGCCTGATCTGATCCTGATGGCGGCACTGATCATTCTGCTGGTCAGTGGGGTTGTGCCGCCGGAGGAGGCTTTCGCCGGTTTTGCCAACACCGGCCTGATGACGATTGCCGCGTTATACATTGTCGCAGCGGGCTTGCGTGAAACTGGCGCAATCCAGTGCATTACCCGCCGTTTGCTGGGGCAACCGAAAACGGTGCGTGGTGCACAGTTCCGCATGTTGCTGCCGACTGCGGGATTGAGCGCCTTTCTCAATAATACCACCGTGGTGGCGATGCTGATTCCAGCTGTTCAGGAATGGAGCCAGCGCTTGAAACTGCCACCTTCCAAACTGTTGATGCCGCTGAGTTTTGCCGCCATTCTGGGGGGAACCTGTACGTTGATAGGCACCAGTACCAATCTGGTGGTGAATGGTTTGTTGCAGGAAAAAGGTTATCCAGGGCTTGGGGTATTCGACATTAGTGTCGTGGGGCTGATGTTGTTACTGGTTGCAGGCGCGTTTCTGCTGACCTTTGGCAACTCTATATTGCCCGACCGGGGTGGTGTCGATGAAGGTCTGGAAAGCCTGCGGGAGTACCAAATTGATATGCTGGTAAATGGTTCTACCTTGGTTGGTCAGAGCTTGTCAGAGGCAGGCTTGGTGAATCTGGGCTTCGGCCATCTGGTAGAGCTGACCCGGGGCACAGTCGTGATTCAGGGGCCGTCGCGTGACTTTATTTTGGAGGAAAATGACCGCCTGTCTTTCATCGGCGTACCACGTTGCGCACATGAGCTGCGCAGCATTCAGGGCTTGAAACCGGCAAATGAGGATATTCACCGGCTGGACATTGTGCATTTCCGCCGCCGTCTGGTGGAGGCCGTAATCGGCCCGGATTTTCCTTTTCTAGGCATGACCTTGCAGGAATGTGACTTTCTCGGTTCTTATCAGGCGGTGGTATTGTCGGTGTCACGGGGTAGTACGTCTGCCCTGCCGGATAATGGGCTGGGAGTACATCTGCGGGTTGGTGATACCTTGCTGCTGGAAGTCGGCAAGGAGTTTGCCAAACAGTACCGTTTCCGTAAGGATTTCCTGCTGGTTAGTGCCCTGGAAGACTCCAGCCCGCCCAATTTCCAGAAAGCACAACTGGCGCTGGCCATACTGGCTGTGATGGTGGCTTTAAGTGCATTCGAGATTGTACCGATATTGCAGGCAGCATGGCTGGCTGCCGGTGTCATGTTAATCACCGGTTGTATGAATGCGGGGCTGGCGCGGCGCTCCATCGATTTCTCGGTGCTGACGGTGATTGGTGCTTCGTTTGCCTTGGGGGAGGCAATGAGTTCTACGGGTGCGGCCAAATTTCTGGCGACACAGCTGATGCAAAGCCTGCCATTGACGCCGGTTATGGCGCTGGTGGTGGTTTACGCCATGACCGTCATGTTTACCGAATTCATTACCAACAATGCGGCAGCGGTGCTGATGTTCCCGATTGCAGAGGCGATAGCGGAACAACTGGGTGTCAATCTGACGCCATTTGCCATTGCCATCATGTTTGCCGCTTCCGCCAGTTTTATTACACCGATTGGCTATCAGACCAATTTGATGGTGTATGGGCCGGGTGGCTACCGGTTGACCGATTACATCCGGTTGGGGTTACCCTTAAGCATTTTGGCGGGGTGTGTCACTATCCCCACCATTTTATGGTGCTGGCCTTTGTAA
- the pta gene encoding phosphate acetyltransferase: MFHSVYIAGAEPRSGKSIIVLGMMEMLRAMTPKVGFFRPVIRENNGHDPLIHLISKRYALEVAGSELYGCTEDVARRMVAEGRHDELLKLILAKYRAVQEKTDIVVCAGTDFAGANTALELDFNATLANHFGCLFMPVVKGYGRTAGEIADAVRILEEHLAAGQHCELLAAFANRVPPEQVDSLNELLQGSRFPFFVLPERYSLERPTVGEIARELRLECLYGTPQSFNHEVSRYKIAAMQVQDFLRHLENCSMVITPGDRSDIILGTLAADVSTAYPMIAGMILTGGQRPPPDVSALLEGMNPLRLPILLSPWDTFETALKVNEVESMILPSDERKIAVALGLVESCVDMHQLRELIIQNPGKRMTPLMFEYELIQRAKSQRKHIVLPESSDERVLRAAEILSLRDVVQVTLLGVEEEVKAKAAHLGLKLRNIAIINPRTSPLRQEFADAYYALRKHKCATPALAWDTMVDVSYFGTMMVHLGYADGMVSGAVNTTQHTIRPAFEVIKTKPGCDLVSSVFFMCLEDRVLVYGDCAVNPNPDAAQLADIAVTSSDTARMFGIEPRTAMLSYSTGESGKGADVERVRAAVQLAHVRRPDLKLDGPIQYDAAVDASVASSKMPNSEVAGKATVFIFPDLNTGNNTYKAVQRSANAVAIGPVLQGLNKPVNDLSRGCTVTDIVNTVVITAIQAQQEAAA; the protein is encoded by the coding sequence GTGTTTCACAGTGTTTATATAGCCGGGGCGGAGCCCCGTAGCGGCAAGTCGATCATCGTGCTGGGCATGATGGAAATGCTGCGCGCCATGACGCCTAAAGTGGGTTTCTTCCGCCCGGTGATCCGTGAGAATAACGGGCATGACCCGCTCATCCACCTGATTTCCAAACGTTATGCGCTGGAAGTGGCCGGTAGCGAGCTGTACGGCTGCACCGAAGATGTGGCAAGGCGCATGGTGGCGGAAGGCCGTCATGACGAGTTGCTGAAACTGATCCTGGCCAAATACCGTGCCGTGCAGGAAAAGACTGACATCGTGGTCTGCGCAGGCACTGACTTCGCCGGAGCCAATACCGCGCTGGAGCTGGATTTCAACGCTACCTTGGCCAACCATTTCGGCTGTCTGTTCATGCCGGTGGTGAAAGGTTACGGGCGTACTGCCGGGGAAATCGCCGACGCGGTGCGGATACTGGAAGAACATCTGGCCGCCGGGCAGCATTGCGAGTTACTGGCCGCCTTCGCCAACCGCGTGCCGCCGGAGCAGGTCGACAGCCTCAATGAACTGTTGCAAGGTTCCCGCTTCCCGTTTTTCGTTTTGCCGGAACGTTATTCGCTGGAGCGCCCGACCGTGGGGGAAATCGCCCGCGAACTGCGGCTGGAGTGCCTGTACGGTACGCCGCAGTCGTTCAACCACGAAGTTTCCCGCTACAAGATTGCGGCCATGCAGGTGCAGGATTTCCTGCGCCATCTGGAAAATTGCAGCATGGTGATTACGCCGGGTGACCGTTCCGACATCATTCTGGGTACGCTGGCAGCGGATGTTTCCACCGCTTATCCGATGATTGCGGGCATGATCCTCACTGGCGGGCAACGGCCGCCGCCTGATGTCAGCGCCTTGCTGGAGGGGATGAACCCGTTACGCCTGCCGATCCTGCTATCACCGTGGGATACGTTTGAAACCGCGCTCAAGGTCAACGAAGTCGAGAGCATGATCCTGCCTTCCGACGAGCGCAAGATTGCGGTGGCGCTGGGTTTGGTGGAATCCTGCGTCGACATGCACCAGTTACGCGAGCTGATCATCCAGAATCCGGGCAAGCGTATGACGCCGCTGATGTTCGAGTATGAACTGATCCAGCGAGCCAAGTCACAGCGCAAGCACATCGTGTTGCCGGAAAGTAGTGATGAGCGCGTGTTGCGGGCGGCGGAAATCCTTTCCCTGCGTGATGTGGTGCAGGTCACGTTGCTGGGGGTTGAGGAGGAGGTAAAAGCCAAAGCGGCTCACCTTGGCCTGAAACTGCGTAATATCGCCATCATCAATCCGCGTACTTCGCCCTTGCGGCAGGAATTTGCCGATGCTTATTACGCATTGCGCAAGCACAAGTGTGCTACCCCCGCGCTGGCGTGGGATACGATGGTGGATGTCAGCTATTTCGGCACCATGATGGTTCACCTCGGCTATGCCGACGGGATGGTGTCGGGGGCAGTTAATACCACCCAGCATACCATCCGCCCGGCGTTTGAAGTGATCAAGACCAAACCGGGCTGCGACCTGGTTTCCAGCGTGTTTTTCATGTGTCTGGAAGACCGGGTACTGGTATACGGTGACTGTGCCGTCAATCCGAACCCGGATGCAGCGCAACTGGCCGACATCGCGGTCACGTCTTCCGACACCGCGCGCATGTTCGGTATTGAGCCGCGCACTGCGATGCTGTCGTATTCCACCGGCGAATCCGGCAAGGGGGCGGATGTGGAACGGGTACGTGCTGCCGTGCAGCTTGCCCATGTCCGCAGGCCGGATCTGAAGCTGGATGGTCCCATCCAGTACGACGCGGCAGTCGACGCCAGCGTAGCCAGTTCCAAGATGCCCAACAGCGAAGTGGCAGGCAAAGCGACGGTATTCATCTTCCCCGACCTGAATACCGGCAACAACACCTATAAGGCGGTGCAGCGTTCCGCTAACGCGGTGGCCATCGGCCCGGTGCTGCAAGGCTTGAACAAGCCGGTCAATGACCTTAGCCGTGGCTGTACCGTGACCGACATCGTGAATACCGTGGTGATCACCGCAATACAGGCGCAGCAGGAGGCGGCAGCATGA
- a CDS encoding acetate/propionate family kinase translates to MKVLVLNAGSSSIKYQVFAMADQQVLVKGLIDRIGEAGSEIASHHQSLERIIQHLQASGVTVDAIGHRVVHGGERFHQPAQIDADVIAAIRAMISLAPLHNPANLEGIEVAQRLFPDVPQVAVFDTAFHQTMPPVAFRYALPESLYREHKVRRYGFHGTSHRYVAQQAALYLQTGLADLNLITLHLGNGCSATAIAGGKSVDTSMGMTPLEGLVMGTRCGDIDPALHFYLQRETGLDSAALESLLNKHSGLKGVCGVSDMREIQQRAEKGDEAAQLAEAMFAYRVKKYIGAYLAVLGKVDAIVFTGGIGEHSARIRELVCRNLEGLGVEPDWVRNWLPTDGVLEFQQPDAPLRLLVVPTNEELEIARSTATLVLAPSAPTSPHSP, encoded by the coding sequence ATGAAAGTTCTGGTGCTGAATGCGGGCAGCTCTTCCATCAAGTACCAGGTGTTCGCGATGGCGGATCAGCAGGTGTTGGTGAAAGGGCTGATCGACCGTATCGGTGAAGCGGGCAGTGAAATCGCTTCGCATCATCAATCGCTGGAGCGGATCATCCAGCATTTGCAGGCGAGTGGCGTCACGGTCGACGCCATCGGCCACCGGGTGGTGCACGGTGGTGAACGCTTCCACCAACCGGCGCAGATCGACGCGGATGTCATTGCCGCCATCCGCGCCATGATTTCGCTGGCTCCGCTGCACAACCCGGCCAATCTGGAAGGTATCGAGGTAGCGCAACGCCTGTTCCCCGACGTGCCGCAGGTGGCGGTGTTCGATACCGCTTTCCACCAGACCATGCCGCCGGTCGCATTCCGTTATGCGCTGCCGGAAAGCCTGTATCGCGAGCACAAGGTGCGCCGCTACGGTTTCCACGGCACTTCACACCGCTATGTGGCACAACAGGCGGCGCTTTATTTACAAACTGGCTTGGCTGACCTCAACCTGATTACCCTGCATCTGGGCAACGGGTGCAGCGCCACCGCGATTGCCGGGGGCAAAAGCGTTGATACCTCGATGGGCATGACCCCGCTGGAAGGGTTGGTGATGGGAACCCGTTGCGGTGATATTGACCCGGCGCTGCATTTCTACCTGCAACGTGAAACTGGCCTCGATAGCGCGGCGCTGGAATCCTTGCTCAACAAGCACAGCGGCCTGAAAGGCGTCTGCGGCGTCAGTGATATGCGCGAAATCCAGCAGCGGGCCGAGAAAGGTGACGAAGCCGCGCAACTGGCCGAGGCCATGTTTGCCTACCGGGTGAAGAAATACATCGGCGCATACTTGGCGGTGCTGGGCAAGGTGGATGCCATCGTGTTTACCGGCGGAATCGGTGAACATTCGGCGCGCATCCGCGAACTGGTGTGCCGTAATCTGGAAGGCTTGGGCGTGGAGCCGGATTGGGTACGCAACTGGCTGCCGACTGACGGGGTTCTGGAATTCCAGCAGCCGGATGCACCGCTCAGGCTGCTGGTGGTTCCAACCAATGAGGAGCTGGAAATTGCACGCAGTACGGCTACTTTAGTACTTGCCCCATCCGCTCCCACTTCACCTCATTCCCCTTGA
- the lepB gene encoding signal peptidase I, with protein sequence MPVRPKHQKSCNWLFLGFAFLVVPAIAEETDKNGALFVTETDGEKQWQVYWANTNPKLPQTEMIIPPGEVFVLGDNRAASNDSRFFGTVHLQDVIGKARQVWLSVKGNEVKWERMGQVLK encoded by the coding sequence ATGCCTGTTAGACCAAAACACCAAAAATCCTGTAACTGGCTGTTTCTTGGCTTTGCGTTTCTGGTTGTTCCGGCGATTGCCGAAGAAACCGATAAAAACGGCGCATTGTTCGTGACCGAAACGGATGGTGAAAAACAATGGCAGGTCTATTGGGCAAACACCAACCCGAAGCTGCCGCAGACGGAGATGATCATTCCGCCTGGGGAAGTTTTCGTGCTGGGTGACAACCGCGCCGCCAGCAACGACTCCCGCTTTTTCGGCACGGTGCACTTGCAGGATGTCATCGGCAAGGCGCGTCAGGTGTGGCTGTCGGTCAAGGGGAATGAGGTGAAGTGGGAGCGGATGGGGCAAGTACTAAAGTAG
- a CDS encoding IS481 family transposase encodes MNIHSQARTTPKIREEIRDSKGKMTLEAAAKHFNVSRSTILKWRGRESMNDRSHRPHQVHTALTPIQEEIVVELRRTLLLTVDDLLVVTREFIKQDMVRSPLIRLLKRHQANRLQDLYAAQSGESETDKPKTFKNYGPGYIHVDV; translated from the coding sequence ATGAACATCCATAGCCAAGCCCGCACGACCCCAAAGATACGCGAAGAGATTCGGGACAGCAAAGGCAAGATGACGCTCGAAGCAGCCGCCAAGCACTTCAATGTGAGTCGTTCGACCATCCTTAAATGGCGTGGTCGGGAGAGCATGAACGACCGTTCGCATCGTCCCCATCAAGTCCATACGGCTCTGACCCCCATTCAGGAGGAGATTGTCGTCGAATTGCGCCGTACCTTGCTGTTGACCGTGGATGACCTGCTGGTCGTGACCCGTGAATTCATCAAGCAGGACATGGTGCGTTCCCCGCTGATCCGCCTGTTAAAACGGCATCAGGCCAACCGCCTGCAAGACTTATATGCGGCGCAGTCAGGCGAGTCGGAAACCGACAAACCCAAGACCTTCAAGAACTACGGGCCGGGCTATATTCATGTAGATGTCTAG
- the lepB gene encoding signal peptidase I, which produces MQTDSPPRIKRRKPLFALLMSLILPGFGQLYNGEINKAIWLFLSFTLLAVPAVVLIALYLPASWTLPALLASVLAWLGVWLYGMVDAFRSARRKQDHVLQGWQKSGTYVLVLLLCSVLALPLLTDYLRQNLVESFRVPSESMQPTVLKGDILFADKRYNRPGYKQAVQRGDIAIFVYPNNRTTYYIKRIIGLPGEKIQVKGADVLINGKPLRTEVSDTDNGLLVTESSEGKSWQVFWGENKLQLPQTELMVPPGHVFVMGDNRTGSNDSRFFGVVPLQDVVGKARQIWFSASGNSVHWERMGKVLQ; this is translated from the coding sequence ATGCAAACCGATTCCCCACCCCGCATCAAACGCCGCAAACCATTGTTTGCACTGCTGATGTCCCTCATCCTGCCCGGTTTCGGGCAGCTTTATAATGGCGAAATAAACAAGGCGATCTGGCTGTTTCTCAGCTTTACGTTGCTGGCTGTACCGGCGGTCGTGCTGATTGCGCTGTACCTGCCCGCCAGCTGGACGTTGCCCGCCCTGCTGGCCAGCGTGCTGGCGTGGCTGGGGGTGTGGCTATACGGAATGGTGGATGCCTTCCGCAGTGCTCGCCGCAAACAAGATCATGTGCTGCAAGGCTGGCAGAAAAGCGGCACCTATGTACTGGTGCTGCTGCTTTGCAGCGTGCTGGCGCTGCCGCTCCTGACCGATTACCTGCGGCAGAATCTGGTGGAATCGTTCCGCGTACCTTCGGAAAGTATGCAGCCGACCGTGCTCAAGGGCGACATCCTGTTTGCCGACAAGCGTTACAACCGCCCCGGTTACAAACAGGCGGTGCAACGTGGCGACATTGCCATTTTTGTTTACCCCAACAACCGCACCACCTATTACATCAAGCGTATCATCGGTTTGCCGGGGGAAAAGATCCAGGTCAAGGGAGCCGACGTGCTCATCAACGGCAAACCGTTGCGCACCGAGGTCAGCGATACGGATAATGGGCTGCTGGTGACAGAAAGCAGCGAGGGTAAAAGCTGGCAGGTGTTCTGGGGCGAAAACAAACTGCAACTGCCACAAACCGAACTGATGGTTCCGCCTGGGCATGTCTTCGTGATGGGTGACAACCGCACCGGCAGCAATGACTCCCGCTTTTTCGGCGTAGTGCCGTTACAGGATGTGGTTGGCAAGGCGCGTCAGATATGGTTCTCTGCCAGCGGCAACAGCGTGCATTGGGAACGGATGGGGAAAGTGTTGCAATAG
- a CDS encoding 2-isopropylmalate synthase — MSKERLIIFDTTLRDGEQSPGASMTQEEKIRIALMLEKMRVDVIEGGFPIASPGDFESVKAIASIVKDSTICGLARALEKDIDRAAEAIKPANSGRIHTFIATSPIHMQNKLRMTPDQVVEQAVFAVKRARNYTDDVEFSCEDAGRSEFDFLCRVIEAAIDAGARTINIPDTVGYQIPSVFGEIVGRLIQTIPNADKAIFSVHCHNDLGLAVGNSLSAVMNGARQVECTINGLGERAGNASLEEIVMAVCTRADVFPVETRIDTTHIVPTSRLVSSVTGFPVQPNKAIVGANAFAHESGIHQDGVLKHRETYEIMRAQDVGWSDNKIVLGKHSGRNAFKTRLQELNIELKSEEELNAAFSRFKDLADRKHDIFDEDLMVLMMDARAAEESAVYELVASHVCSETGESPNARVTLKVEGVEHTATAMGGGPVDAVFKAIEAIVGESATLALYSVNNITSGTDAQGEVTVRLEKSGRIIHGHGADTDIVIASAKSYVDAWNKLASQSLREHPQHHQGV; from the coding sequence ATGTCAAAAGAGCGTTTGATTATTTTTGATACCACCTTGCGCGATGGCGAACAAAGCCCCGGCGCCTCCATGACGCAGGAAGAGAAAATCCGCATTGCGTTGATGCTGGAAAAAATGCGGGTGGACGTCATCGAAGGCGGTTTCCCGATTGCCAGCCCCGGCGATTTCGAGTCTGTGAAAGCCATCGCCAGCATCGTCAAGGACAGCACCATCTGTGGCCTCGCCCGTGCGCTGGAAAAAGACATCGACCGTGCGGCTGAGGCTATCAAACCGGCCAATTCCGGGCGTATCCACACCTTTATTGCCACCTCCCCAATCCACATGCAAAACAAGTTGCGCATGACGCCGGATCAAGTAGTGGAACAGGCCGTATTTGCAGTGAAACGGGCGCGTAACTACACCGACGATGTTGAGTTTTCCTGTGAAGACGCGGGTCGCTCCGAATTCGATTTCCTCTGCCGGGTAATCGAAGCGGCGATTGACGCAGGCGCACGTACCATCAATATCCCGGATACGGTCGGCTATCAGATCCCATCCGTATTTGGCGAAATCGTCGGTCGCTTGATCCAGACCATCCCGAATGCTGACAAGGCCATTTTCTCGGTGCATTGCCATAACGACCTCGGCTTGGCGGTCGGCAATTCCCTGTCTGCCGTCATGAATGGTGCACGCCAGGTCGAATGCACCATCAACGGCTTGGGTGAACGTGCCGGTAACGCTTCCCTGGAAGAAATCGTCATGGCGGTATGCACCCGCGCGGATGTGTTCCCGGTCGAAACCCGCATCGACACCACCCATATCGTGCCGACTTCCCGCCTGGTTTCCAGCGTCACCGGCTTCCCGGTACAGCCCAACAAGGCCATCGTTGGCGCGAACGCCTTTGCCCACGAATCCGGCATCCATCAGGATGGCGTGCTCAAACACCGCGAAACCTACGAAATCATGCGCGCGCAGGACGTGGGCTGGAGCGACAACAAGATCGTGTTGGGCAAACATTCTGGTCGCAACGCCTTCAAAACCCGCTTACAAGAGTTGAACATTGAGCTGAAGTCCGAAGAAGAGCTGAATGCCGCCTTCTCCCGCTTCAAGGATTTGGCAGACCGCAAGCATGACATCTTCGACGAAGACCTGATGGTGTTGATGATGGATGCGCGTGCCGCTGAAGAAAGCGCTGTGTATGAGCTGGTTGCATCCCACGTCTGTTCCGAAACCGGCGAATCGCCTAACGCCCGCGTCACCCTGAAGGTGGAAGGTGTGGAGCACACCGCGACCGCTATGGGTGGTGGCCCGGTAGATGCTGTGTTCAAGGCAATCGAAGCCATTGTCGGCGAAAGCGCGACCCTGGCACTGTATTCCGTCAACAACATCACCAGCGGCACGGATGCGCAGGGCGAAGTGACGGTACGTCTGGAAAAGAGTGGGCGTATCATCCACGGCCACGGTGCTGACACCGACATCGTAATCGCCTCCGCC